Part of the Oncorhynchus mykiss isolate Arlee chromosome 26, USDA_OmykA_1.1, whole genome shotgun sequence genome is shown below.
gacgcctcttgatgcgtgccttagaccgctgtgcctcTCGGGTACCCTGTAGACCCAAAGCATAAAGAGAAGCCCTGCCTTCCAAATCAATGACTAAGGAAGCAGTGATGCCATCTTATcaattttgttgctagatttagcaacttttcaggcaacttttttttcaaacagtacctagcaacacatttagctaattttaaaaatgtatttggaacttttagcaaattttgaaaagtgactcaaacgctaaaatgcacgcattttccctctaaatgacaAAAAACTAAATATTTGTcacactcagtcacaacacacgTGCCTGGCTGCAAATGTGCATTGTGAGTGACGTCAGCAGCAGGCCAGCAGAAATTTCATTaaattgcaaatcattgttggctgactgcagcagcagtagtacaggTTCGACGAGCCAAACCCAACGAATATAGTTGGTAAcgaatgtttgatcttgaacagaacttacaacatcaatcaacatgtcTCAATCAAAATTGTACAGAAAATAGTGGGAGTATGTACCTGAACAAATgtaaaatcacatttttattgcCGAGTtggccagtcaatttgagtaacggttattgtgtattctacgtaatgacgcagtttttcacgcaatgacatcacaacgCAATTTAGCAACTTTTAGCAACAAATCATCCTACCGCTAGCAATTTACCCTGAAAATTAGTTGTCAACACTGTAAGGAAGTAAATAGCTGATGAATTTTGGTTATGCGAACTCCAGTCTAGTCTACTACTTTTAGCTGGCATGCACTCGCTACTGATTTTCTAATGGAGAAAAAGAAATTGACATCAAAATTATTTTCTACTTCCAGCTGGTGCAGATGTAACGGTGTATTTCAGTTGTTCAATTCCCGCATAAAATGGGTATTATTCCACCTCCTGGTTGATTATTGTGTTTACATTGTCTAATACACTTTGTAATAAAGGTATGGGATTATGGGTTGTACAGAGCTCTATGGAGAGTTGCTGTGGGTGAGTTAAAAGGTACCGGGATAGAAATTACATCGTTACATCATAAAATCCACCTTTACATCAGCAATGTATGTTATTAGTAACAAATGTTGGTGTGGCGTGTGTTAGGGTTGCGTCGATTCGAATATGGTAGCGGGTTTAAAATGCATTAATCCTAAATCTTTACACGTGAAATAAACCACTCTTTATGTCATTTGCCGAATCTTAGTTTGCCATGTGGGTTTTTTTGCTAACAGTTAGCTAAAGTTCCCTCTGAAGTTGGTAGCTAACTTGAAAATGCATATTCTTTAGGAGTGCTATTTGTATCCCGTCGACGACTCATCATGCAGCCATACTGTTTGTGTACCATGAGTGGAGGGAATTTATGACAAATGTATAAAGAATGTTTTGTAAATTTATGAGCACCAGCTAGCAGCGTTTTTGCCTGGTTTTGTTAGTTTACGAAAATATGGTACATTCTAGGTGTATTGTATTTCTTCGCCACAAGAGTGTGACGTTGAGTGATTTTTCGGGTTCATTTGATATATGTTGAATACTTAAGTGGATGATAGTTTGTTCTGATGTGAATATGAGATTACACATGGAAACaatatatttttattatattGAATTGGGAATTAGGGATTGTTGAATCCACTATATGATAATGACTTTGATAGACATTTCCATTGTTATTTTGTTGGTATATTGTACAGCAGATCTATGGAGAATTGCTGTGGGAGTGCTATTTATATCCAGTTGACTACTCATCATTCATCCATACTGTGTGTGTCTCATGATTGCAGCTTGGAAATAAATGAACAGTCCATTACTCCTTCCTGTGTTGACTCACTAACTTGAGGGACGGGACCAAGAAGGCCACACAGACAGAAAATGTCAGGATGGTGATAACCATGAATGAGGAATATGACCCTCCTCTTGGAGAGAGATGTGGACTCATTTCAGTTCTGCTCTATAATCTACCTACTCAGCTGCTAATCATCAGGATTTTGGTTAACTGATTCAGGTGTGATAGAGCAGAGTTCGAACTAAAGCCTGTCTAGGTGGGTTGGCTCTACTCTATCTGTACAGTAGCTTAATTGCCACATAAATACAGAACCTCTGATTTAAAAACAGGAGCTTCTTGGTGCTCTTGTACACAAGGTCAGGGACATGTCTGCTATGTTCATGTGGGCAAGAAACATGGCTTGTGAGTTTTATCATAGGAAATGTGAAGTTGTATTAGAAACAGCTTTGTTTGTTTTGAAACAGGAGTGGAAAGCCGAGGGGGTGGAGCAGCTGCGACTCAGCACAGTGGACCTAACCGGGGTGCCCAGTCTCGAAAACCGGGCCTCCAGTGTCTATGTCCACTGTAAGGCTGGACGCTGTCGCAGTGCTACACTAGCTGCTGCATACATCGTACAGGTGAGTCGGTGGCTTTGGCCAGAAAACGACAGTCTTTGCTTTCCATAGATTGCCACTGCTGGCTATCCTTGATCATCACTAGTACTGAATTAGTTGTCTACCTAACTTGTACATCAATTTGTTGGTCTGTTTACAGATACACTGCTGGGGTCCAGAGGAAGCGTGTCAGATGTTGGCCCCTATCCGACCACATGTAATAATTTGTTCTACACAGCTAGAGACGCTTCGGCGGTACCATCAGAAAGTCTGTGGCGGGGGGTTCCATTTAAGATTGTTGAGAGGCTGCCAGCGTACTTTATTGCACTCCATCAGAAACTGTCAAATGAGCTTTGTCAAAACAAACCATATTCTTCTTGAAGAGTTTTTTGACCTTGAGCTTATTCTTTTAGTGTTTTGTTACTCAACTGGATCAAGTGCATTGTATAATTAAAATGTTTTATCACAGCTCATCATAACATGGGGTATAATAAAATGCAATCCCCATCAAAGTACTGACAGGTGGGtgagggggtggggtgtgtgtgtgtatttaaaagCATGTTtctgcatttaaaaaaatcttcCTTAACATAGAAATTGTAATCAAATTTCCtattaagcacatttttgttACAAATTTCACtgattgtttgtgtgtatgtatatattggAAAATAATGACTTATTATTATAAAAGTATAGCTATTGATACTTCATCCATGGAAACATAACCGGATTGAACATGTCGCCTAATTGTCTGGAAAGCCGATGTTGAAATGAGCGTTTGACTCAGGATAGTTTTCTCTCACaaccagaatgttgaataaaataacATGTTATTGTACTTTGTGCAGTTGGTCCTTTTGGCAGGAGGAATGTGAGAccatatccacaggaaagtatatagttatgctgaacaaaaatataaacacaacatgtaaagtgtcggtcccatttttcatgagctgaaattaaagatcacagaaatgttccatatacacAGCTTATTTCTCTagaattgtgtgcacaaatttgttttcatccttgttagtgagcatttctcctttgccaagataattcttCCACCTGTCAGTTGTGGCATATGAAGAAACTGACTAAACAGTgtgtgatcattacacaggtgcaccttatgctggggacaaaacactttaaaatgtgcagttttgtcacaacacaatgccacagatgtctcaagttgagggagtatgcaattggcatgctgactccaGGAATGTCCAACAGCTGTGGCAAgagaattttatgttaatttctctaccataaaccaccaTTTTAGAGAATTCGGCAGTACCCGCTactggcctcacaacagcagaccacgtgtaaccacgccagccctggATATCAGTCTCTTAACATTCCACAAGGAGTTGAATGTACCTGAACAGAGACCGACAACCAGGCTAGTATATATTTTGGATACAAATTAGTATAGCAACAGATAGCTCTTGATGAGATCTATCCCATGTGAAATTACCTGTCCATAATTTGCATTAAAAGTAAATGGTAAAACAAAGACCATCAACCGTTGATTCTACCGCATCACTTCATCTCTAAATGTCGGTTATGCAAAAAACTTTTAACAAAGATTtatataactaaaccaagatagaccacagcctgtcgtttacaacgggaacaaatgagtcatagtgggcagaaaaAGCAATGATGGCAGAGCCCAGCGAGATCCTATCGGCGTGAACTAGCACTCATCTGCATATTTCCGCCAGGGAACACCTACTCTAAAATGCGGAtgtgcaataaaaaaaaaaaacagaagaagAAAATTGAATACGTCATTGAAAAAACATGGCGGCATCGTTAGTGCGTTTTGTTCGCGGAGGTTTTAGCAGGACTTTGAATCGTAAGTACATTTCGAGTGTTAACTGTGCACTTACATGCTGTCATAATGTTTAGGTCATCTGCGTGATAACGTACTTATATTGTTGTTAAGATTGCGCTATCTGTAGTCGACCGATTCTCACTTGACCTTCCATCAAATTGGCTTGCAGGTCAGTGGTTATGTTCCAGGTCGGCATTTTAGTTGTCACACTGCGCATCTAGAAACTTGCTAAACGCAAGTCAGATTTAGGTTATCTGCTAAGTACGATTGAAACAGACGACGTCTGGAACGCACATTGTAATGTCAGTTATAATCTGACACTAACAGGTATGCCTGTATGCATGTATGCCTTTTATACGCTATATAAACACacaggtatgtggacaccccttcaaagtTGTGGATTCGGCAATTTCGGACAgaccctttgctgacaggtgtatgaaatcgagcacatagccatgaaatctccatagacaaacattggcagtagaatggccatactgaagagctcagtgacttaacGTGGCACCATTGTCAGTTcttcaaatgtctgccctgctagagctgacagtcagtgctgttattgtgaagtggaaacgtctaggagcaacaacggctcagccgggaagtggcaggccacacaagctcacagaactggaccacCGAGTGTTTTggtgtgtaaaaatcgtctgtcctcggttgcaacactcactaccaagttctaaACTGCCACTGGAgtcaatgtcagcacaataactgttcgtcgggagcttcatgaaatgggttttccatggttgagcagccacacacaagcctaacgTCACAATGTGCAACAACAAGCGttggctgaagtggtgtaaagttcactgccattggactctggagctgtggaaacgtgttttctggagtgatgaatcacgctttaccatctggcagtctaacagattaatctgggtttggcggatgcaaggagaacactacctccccgaatgcatagtgccaactgtaaagttcggtggaggaggaataatggtctggggctgttcttCTTGGTTCGGGCTTGGACCcttcgttccagtgaagggaaatcttaatgctacagcatacaatgacattctagatgattcggtgcttccaactttgtggcaacagattggggaaggccctttcctatttcaggatgacaatgcccctgtgcacaaagtgaggtctatacagaaatagtttgtcgagattggtgtgcaagaacttgactggcctgcacagagccctgacctcaaccccattgaacacctttgggatgaattggaacgtcgactgcgagccatgcctaatcgcccaacatcagtgcccgacctcactaatgctcttgtggctgaatggaagcaagtcctcgcagcaatgttccaacatctagtataatgccttcccagaagagtggaggcttttatagcagcaaaggggggaccaactccatattaatgcccatgattttggaacgaggtgttcgacgagcaggtgtccacatacttttggtcataccATTAGCTAGCTATATCCTTGTTATGTAGCCATAACTGAGTTAGCCGCTAGTTAGCGAGCAGTCAACTAGCTCAAAGGAGAGGACCATGCTGGTAATCCAACCTGTTTTAACATTAGCTAGCCATATGTAATGTTATTTTATGTAATATGTTACAGTTGCCAATCAAAGCCCATGTCTCTTGCAAGCGAGATCCGAGGCTACTGAAACAAAACGTGAGTATACCAGTGTCTAATAGAATTCACCCAGGCTGTGGCATTTGTCTTTATGGTGTACATTGCAGATAATCATCATCAGTATGTTGAACCCGCAAAGTCCTAGTCCATCCTCAATGTAGTATAATTATCTAACCATTTAGTTTGATCTTTGCGACACTGAATACAATAGATGATTGAGTGCAACAATAAATGTATCGCCTCTTCCTTTATTTGAATCTATGTGCCCATCTCTATGTAGCCACTGTCAGACCCAAGGATGCGGTCACCCATAACCAACTTGCAGCTTTTGGAGAATATGTGGCTGAAATGCTTCCTAAGTATGTGCAGCAAGTCCAGGTAAGATAATGTAATTGCAGCAACTGTAATGAACACGGTCAGCTTTAAGACGAAGACATCCACACAATCAAACAATGTTGAGCAACCATCAAGGGAAACTATACTGTAAATCCTAAATGCATACGGTGTGTCTAAAACATGGGGAACATAAACATAAGGTTACAAAGGAGCACTTGGGAATTAAGCTGGCAACCCGGAAggttgctggtatcaaatcctagatgccattgtgcccttgagcaaggcacttaaccccccacaacaacaggTCCCCCCGGGCACTCAGTGTGGCAgcccccccccgcacctctccaaATATTTTGGAGGTGTATAATTGACCACTAAAGTTATCTTAATTTACCTTCTTAGAAAGCTTGATATTTTGTATAGCTAATTGAATGTCATTTTGAAGCCATATGAACGTCACAAGGATGCATGTTATATCTTCAGGTGACGTGTTACAATGAGTTGGAGGTGATGATCCATCCTGACGGGGTCATCCCTGTGTTGACCTTTCTGAGAGACCACAGCAACGCTCAGTTCCGTAACATGATTGACCTTACCGCAGTGGACATACCCACCCGCCAGAATCGCTTTGAGGTACTATTCCATCCATACCCCCAGCCTATTGTTCCAATAGTATACCTCTCTCTTCACGACAGTCCTATTTTTGCAGTTATAAACATGTGTTCTGACACAATCAAGTCCATAGCTGACATAAGTAAGAATTTAACCAGGTTGTTTAGACAAACTCTGATCTATTCAGTTTAATTAAAATTTTTATGCCTAATTCTGTTTTCTTTGATGGTGAATAGATTGTGTACAACCTGCTCTCCCTGCGCTACAACTCCCGGATCCGTTTGAAGACCTACACCGATGAGCTCACCCCAGTAgactcctctgtgtctgtccacaACGCAGCCAACTGGTACGAGAGGGAGGTAAGTCTGACAGCTACATCGTAAGAATGCTTTGCTTGAAGGGTTCAAAGATTTTTTTTGTGTTGGCAGCTCAGGATTTATATTTTGCCTGCCAAAGGCAAATGCTCATGAAAGGATAGGTTTTTAAAACTAGCAGTAATTTACCAAATTTACTGAAATCTTCGGTAATTAACAGgtaatctatggcaatctattgTAACTTTGGTcagttatactttttttttttcatatagTATACCTTTTTTTATCTGTTCATATTCTCCATGAGTTTTTAGTGGAggccatatggttcaagagaaaatatcTAATTATTGAAAAagagcatctaatcaacaatggcattatttcaattaactctgcaacttTTTCAACAATTGACATTTTTCACAACTGCCAGCAGTTTGGCGCCAATATATTTATaacaaatacatattgacatagtaaaataagTGTGTGGGGGGGAAATATAATGGATATTTCATACTGAAACCCATATAGTAAACAACAATgatattcactaagttgatggtttatatttaggataatgttttacagctttgtcattcaaTCTTCTATTTTAACATATACTATGTAAAATAATCAAAAcataaggccacacagagggccagataTAACTACAGACACCTGGAttatctgaagtacccaaaaaggCCACTAGATGTCATTAAAAACAACTTGAATGTtaccaaaattctggtagtttactgggaAACTTAGAAAGTTGTCATAAATATACCCTCCCTTTCCAACACTATGAAAGGATATGTTTTGTGCTTGTCATTAGGTGTGGGACATGTATGGAGTTTTCTTCGCCAACCACCCTGACCTGAGGCGTATTCTGACAGATTATGGGTTTGAGGGGCATCCATTTAGGAAGGACTTCCCACTGTCTGGATTTGTGGAGGTAAGGTCAGATGTGAATGCTGAGAAATGTCACATGTATTTTACATACATTAAAGGCCGAGTTATAACCTAATCCTATCCTAAGATCGGTACATGTGACTTCACattaccacaggaggttggtggcaccttaattggggaggacgggctcgttgtAATGGCTGAATGAGTAGAATGGTATGAAATgcatcaaacatatggtttccatgtgtttgatgccatttccatttgctctgttccagccattattatgagctgtcctcccatCATCAACCTCCACTGGTATCTACCATATTATTCATTCTGTCCATCTGGTACATCTCAGGTGCGTTATGATGATGAGGTGAAGCGTGTGGTGGCAGAGCCTGTGGAGCTCTCACAGGAGTTTCGGAAGTTTGACTTGAACAGCCCGTGGGAGGTGTTCCCAGCCCACCGTGAGGACAAGGCACCTGAGCTGCCAGCTGGGGATAAGCCAGCTGACAAGTAACCATCTACCCCAGAGATAAAATGCCcacacctatatatatatatatatatatatatatatatatatatatatatatatatatatatatatatatatatataatgactgTACTGTTGATGGACCCATGTCCCGCTTGAGCCCACTAAAGTATTTatgtaaataaaaacaaaaggTAAACATTTTATTTGTTTGTCTTTATTTATTCATTAGTTGGATTTGCTGTGTAGAGATTACATTTTGACTGTATGTTTaaactgt
Proteins encoded:
- the LOC110506311 gene encoding phosphatidylglycerophosphatase and protein-tyrosine phosphatase 1-like: MGCTELYGELLWEWKAEGVEQLRLSTVDLTGVPSLENRASSVYVHCKAGRCRSATLAAAYIVQIHCWGPEEACQMLAPIRPHVIICSTQLETLRRYHQKVCGGGFHLRLLRGCQRTLLHSIRNCQMSFVKTNHILLEEFFDLELILLVFCYSTGSSALYN
- the LOC110506312 gene encoding NADH dehydrogenase [ubiquinone] iron-sulfur protein 3, mitochondrial, with product MAASLVRFVRGGFSRTLNLANQSPCLLQARSEATETKPTVRPKDAVTHNQLAAFGEYVAEMLPKYVQQVQVTCYNELEVMIHPDGVIPVLTFLRDHSNAQFRNMIDLTAVDIPTRQNRFEIVYNLLSLRYNSRIRLKTYTDELTPVDSSVSVHNAANWYEREVWDMYGVFFANHPDLRRILTDYGFEGHPFRKDFPLSGFVEVRYDDEVKRVVAEPVELSQEFRKFDLNSPWEVFPAHREDKAPELPAGDKPADK